One stretch of Harmonia axyridis chromosome 1, icHarAxyr1.1, whole genome shotgun sequence DNA includes these proteins:
- the LOC123670775 gene encoding uncharacterized protein LOC123670775, producing MADIKTTIFHTVKPSVNVTSPFNSFFFREVGGSIRPMQSGLTHNVIKISVGCISVSQLANQSTPTRFAFCAFFNHPFGFSVLTNGYPLGVMVWNIDVSGTITKQKSLQVDEMSDYGVRFRAAVIMSRFFMVTEFLDDHPLDR from the exons ATGGCTGACATCAAAACCACCATTTTTCACACTGTCAAACCATCAGTCAACGTCACTTCcccatttaattctttttttttcagagaagtGGGAGGTTCGATCCGTCCGATGCAATCTGGACTAACGCATAATGTAATAAAGATCTCAGTCGGCTGCATATCCGTCTCACAGCTTGCCAATCAGTCCACGCCAACTAGATTTGCCTTTTGTGCTTTCTTCAATCACCCGTTTGGATTTTCTGTCTTAACAAATGGTTACCCGTTGGGGGTGATGGTTTGGAATATAGACGTTTCTGGTACGATTACGAAACAAAAGAGCCTTCAGGTCGACGAAATGAGTGATTACGGGGTTAG GTTTAGGGCGGCGGTGATTATGTCTCGATTTTTTATGGTTACGGAGTTCCTTGATGACCACCCTTTAGATAGGTAA